The following proteins are co-located in the Ketogulonicigenium robustum genome:
- the rpsM gene encoding 30S ribosomal protein S13 — translation MARIAGVNIPTAKRVPIALTYITGIGPATAEQICAAVGIDLTRRVNELSDAEVLAIREYIDANLTVEGDLRREVTMNIKRLMDLGAYRGLRHRRNLPVRGQRTHTNARTRKGPAKAIAGKKK, via the coding sequence GTGGCACGTATTGCCGGCGTTAACATCCCGACTGCAAAGCGGGTTCCCATCGCTCTGACTTACATCACCGGTATCGGCCCTGCGACGGCCGAGCAGATCTGTGCCGCTGTCGGCATCGACCTGACCCGCCGCGTGAACGAACTGTCGGACGCCGAAGTTCTGGCGATCCGCGAATACATCGACGCCAACCTGACCGTCGAAGGCGACCTGCGCCGTGAAGTGACCATGAACATCAAGCGTTTGATGGACCTGGGCGCCTACCGTGGCCTGCGTCACCGCCGTAACCTGCCGGTTCGCGGCCAGCGCACGCACACCAACGCACGTACCCGCAAAGGCCCCGCAAAGGCCATCGCCGGCAAGAAGAAGTAA
- a CDS encoding adenylate kinase codes for MNIILLGPPGAGKGTQARILVETRGMVQLSTGDMLREARSSGTEMGKRVAEVMDKGHLVTDEIVIGLIRERLETGGATGGYIFDGFPRTLRQADALGKLMADLGQDIDHVVEMQVDDEILVARVSGRSTCATCGEVYHDVTKPIPADGKCTVCGGTTFTRRADDNAESLKTRLMAYYKQTSPLVGYYYYAHKLRMVNGLAEIDEVAAQIAGFLDGKPRA; via the coding sequence ATGAACATTATCCTTCTTGGGCCACCGGGTGCTGGTAAGGGCACTCAGGCACGGATTCTGGTTGAAACGCGCGGTATGGTTCAATTGTCGACCGGTGACATGCTGCGCGAAGCTCGCAGCTCGGGCACCGAGATGGGCAAGCGTGTCGCCGAGGTGATGGATAAGGGCCACTTGGTCACGGACGAGATCGTGATCGGCCTGATCCGCGAGCGTCTGGAAACAGGCGGCGCCACCGGCGGCTATATTTTCGACGGCTTCCCGCGCACGCTGCGGCAGGCCGATGCCTTGGGTAAGCTGATGGCGGATCTGGGGCAGGATATCGACCACGTGGTCGAAATGCAGGTCGACGACGAAATCCTCGTCGCCCGCGTTTCGGGCCGTTCGACCTGCGCCACGTGCGGCGAGGTTTACCACGATGTCACGAAGCCGATCCCGGCTGATGGCAAGTGCACCGTTTGTGGCGGCACGACGTTCACCCGTCGCGCCGATGACAACGCCGAATCGCTGAAGACGCGCCTGATGGCGTATTACAAGCAGACGTCGCCTTTGGTGGGCTACTATTACTATGCACACAAGCTGCGCATGGTGAACGGTTTGGCCGAAATCGACGAAGTTGCCGCGCAGATCGCCGGCTTTCTTGATGGAAAGCCCAGGGCCTGA
- a CDS encoding fluoride efflux transporter FluC produces MLNSMFLIAAGGAIGSVLRALAITFVAAPIGTLIVNVLGSALMGVLWVVLPRSGVIGPFLMTGVLGGFTTFSAFSLDSLRLIEAGRPLGALVYMGGSVGLSLLAVCAGAMIARTMI; encoded by the coding sequence ATGCTGAATTCTATGTTTCTGATTGCGGCAGGCGGGGCGATAGGCTCGGTTCTGCGGGCTTTGGCCATTACATTTGTCGCAGCCCCAATCGGAACACTAATCGTGAACGTGCTGGGCTCGGCACTGATGGGGGTGCTGTGGGTTGTGTTGCCCCGCAGCGGGGTGATCGGCCCCTTCCTGATGACGGGCGTGCTGGGCGGGTTCACCACTTTTTCGGCCTTCTCGCTGGATAGCTTGCGCCTGATCGAGGCGGGCCGTCCTCTGGGGGCCTTGGTATATATGGGCGGATCGGTGGGTCTGTCCCTGCTGGCCGTATGTGCCGGCGCGATGATTGCGAGGACGATGATATGA
- a CDS encoding replication-associated recombination protein A: protein MADLFDTPHATPDKPAGPRPLADRLRPRALGDVIGQEQVLGPDAPLGIMLASGSLSSLVLWGPPGVGKTTIARLLADQTSLAFVQISAIFTGVPDLKKVFEGARLRRANGQGTLLFVDEIHRFNKAQQDSFLPHMEDGTIILVGATTENPSFELNAALLSRAQVLVLNRLTLADLERLAQRAEQELGRRMPLDGPARDALLDMADGDGRALLNLIEQVMAWRVTQALTTDDLTRRLMKRAVRYDKSGDEHYNLISALHKSVRGSDPDAALYWYNRMLLGGEDPRYLARRILRMAVEDIGLADPQAQTICLHAWETYERLGSPEGELALSQALVYLALAPKSNAGYVAYKAAKDAARQSGSAAPPKHILNAPTRLMREQGYGEGYAYDHDAEDAFSGQNYFPDGMKRGVYYLPVDRGFERDLKKRVDFFAGLRAKRQARTGDD from the coding sequence ATGGCAGATCTGTTCGACACCCCGCATGCGACCCCCGACAAGCCCGCTGGCCCGCGTCCGCTGGCCGACCGGTTGCGCCCGCGCGCGTTGGGCGATGTGATCGGGCAGGAACAGGTGTTGGGGCCGGATGCCCCGCTGGGGATTATGCTGGCGTCGGGATCGCTGTCGTCGCTGGTGCTGTGGGGCCCGCCCGGTGTGGGCAAAACTACGATCGCGCGGCTGCTGGCCGACCAGACATCGCTGGCCTTCGTGCAGATCAGCGCCATTTTCACCGGCGTTCCCGACTTGAAAAAGGTGTTCGAGGGGGCACGCCTGCGCCGCGCCAACGGGCAGGGCACGCTGCTGTTCGTCGACGAAATCCACCGCTTCAACAAAGCGCAGCAGGATAGCTTCCTGCCGCATATGGAAGACGGCACCATCATCCTTGTCGGGGCGACCACCGAAAACCCCTCGTTCGAATTAAATGCCGCGCTACTGTCGCGCGCGCAGGTGCTGGTGTTGAACCGCCTGACGCTGGCCGATCTGGAACGCCTTGCCCAACGGGCCGAGCAAGAGCTGGGCCGCAGAATGCCGCTCGATGGCCCGGCCCGCGATGCGCTGCTGGATATGGCCGACGGCGATGGCCGCGCGCTGCTGAACCTGATCGAACAGGTCATGGCGTGGCGTGTCACGCAGGCTCTGACGACTGACGATCTGACCCGCCGCCTGATGAAGCGTGCCGTACGTTACGATAAATCGGGGGATGAACACTACAACCTAATCTCGGCCCTGCATAAATCGGTGCGTGGCAGCGACCCCGATGCGGCGCTGTATTGGTATAACCGCATGCTGCTGGGGGGCGAAGACCCACGCTATCTGGCGCGCCGCATCCTGCGCATGGCGGTCGAGGATATCGGGCTGGCCGACCCACAGGCCCAAACCATCTGCCTGCATGCCTGGGAAACCTACGAACGCCTCGGCAGCCCCGAGGGCGAGCTCGCGCTGTCGCAGGCGCTGGTTTATCTCGCCCTCGCGCCCAAATCGAACGCGGGTTATGTGGCCTACAAAGCGGCCAAGGATGCCGCCCGTCAAAGTGGCTCGGCTGCGCCGCCCAAGCATATCCTGAACGCCCCAACGCGCCTGATGCGCGAACAGGGCTATGGCGAGGGCTACGCCTATGACCACGACGCCGAGGATGCCTTTTCCGGCCAGAACTACTTCCCCGACGGGATGAAGCGGGGCGTCTATTACCTGCCCGTCGATCGCGGGTTTGAGCGGGATTTGAAAAAACGGGTCGATTTCTTTGCCGGATTACGCGCCAAACGACAGGCACGCACCGGTGACGATTGA
- a CDS encoding acyl-homoserine-lactone synthase, whose amino-acid sequence MQSTTLSFANLHNHGELFVNVLRARRESFIIRRQWDLPEAMGMEFDQYDTPASRWVAVHDDAGRVLAGVRLTPTTAQCGIYSYMIRDAQRGLLETIPADLLHTPAPVTSGVWEVSRGFVSNDIPANLRRSTRVHLVRQMMQTAREENIHQMLALLPSNWGRWAARCGLEMEAAGRNMDMGGIDYQAVWINFAPNLH is encoded by the coding sequence ATGCAAAGTACGACCCTTTCTTTCGCCAACCTGCACAACCATGGCGAGCTTTTCGTGAACGTTTTGCGCGCAAGGCGCGAATCGTTCATTATTCGCCGCCAATGGGACCTGCCCGAGGCGATGGGTATGGAGTTCGACCAATACGACACCCCCGCCTCGCGCTGGGTGGCCGTTCACGACGACGCTGGCCGCGTTTTGGCGGGCGTGCGTCTTACGCCGACAACGGCGCAATGCGGGATCTACAGCTATATGATCCGCGATGCACAGCGCGGCCTTCTCGAGACGATCCCCGCCGACCTGCTGCATACCCCCGCGCCCGTCACGTCGGGCGTGTGGGAGGTAAGCCGGGGGTTCGTCTCCAACGATATTCCCGCAAATCTGCGGCGTAGCACGCGGGTGCATTTGGTGCGCCAGATGATGCAAACCGCGCGCGAGGAAAACATCCACCAGATGCTTGCGTTGCTGCCGTCAAACTGGGGCCGCTGGGCCGCGCGCTGCGGATTGGAGATGGAGGCTGCGGGCCGCAACATGGATATGGGCGGTATTGACTATCAAGCGGTGTGGATCAATTTCGCCCCGAACCTGCACTAA
- a CDS encoding RluA family pseudouridine synthase, whose product MSGVQTITVEAGEGEQRLDRWLRKRFPNLTQGQIEKMCRKGELRVDGGRVKSNARLEDGQKIRIPPLGAEVEQPAPMAVRTKVSRSDAEMIQAAVLWKDEHIIVLNKPPGLPSQGGSGLGDRHVDGLTEALMFGYKDRPKLVHRLDKDTSGLLLLARTDRVARALSEALRHRNVRKIYWAAVAGVPSPWAGSVKYGLVKMGRRGDEKMHCVHPAAVATTEGAKRAHTDYAVQDQAGQRMAWMALVPITGRTHQLRAHMAEIGHPIIGDGKYGGSAAENAGDGWGAGIGGGVQNKLHLHARTLIIEHPITKAVLTLQAPLPAHMQTTWDYVGWNVNHAPLDPFNMPE is encoded by the coding sequence ATGAGTGGCGTGCAAACTATTACGGTCGAGGCGGGCGAGGGCGAACAGCGTCTGGACCGCTGGCTGCGCAAGCGCTTTCCCAACCTGACCCAAGGCCAGATCGAAAAGATGTGCCGCAAGGGTGAACTGCGCGTGGACGGTGGCCGCGTGAAATCGAATGCTCGTCTGGAAGACGGCCAGAAAATCCGTATCCCTCCTTTGGGGGCCGAGGTCGAGCAGCCCGCGCCCATGGCCGTGCGCACGAAAGTGTCCCGCTCGGACGCCGAGATGATCCAAGCGGCGGTGCTGTGGAAAGACGAACACATTATCGTCCTGAACAAGCCGCCGGGGCTGCCCTCGCAAGGCGGCTCGGGCCTTGGCGATCGTCACGTCGACGGCCTGACCGAGGCGCTGATGTTCGGCTATAAAGACCGCCCCAAGCTGGTCCACCGTCTGGACAAAGACACGTCCGGCCTGCTGCTGCTGGCCCGCACCGACCGCGTCGCCCGCGCCCTGTCCGAGGCGCTGCGCCACCGCAACGTGCGCAAGATCTATTGGGCCGCCGTCGCAGGTGTGCCCAGCCCTTGGGCGGGTTCGGTGAAATACGGTCTGGTCAAGATGGGCCGCCGCGGGGACGAAAAGATGCACTGCGTCCACCCCGCCGCCGTCGCCACGACCGAAGGGGCCAAGCGCGCCCATACCGACTATGCTGTGCAAGATCAGGCCGGTCAGCGCATGGCGTGGATGGCGCTGGTGCCGATCACCGGCCGGACGCACCAGCTGCGCGCGCATATGGCCGAAATCGGCCACCCGATCATCGGCGATGGCAAATACGGTGGCTCGGCCGCTGAAAACGCAGGCGACGGCTGGGGCGCAGGTATCGGTGGCGGCGTGCAGAATAAACTGCACCTGCACGCACGCACCCTGATCATCGAACACCCGATCACCAAGGCCGTGCTGACGCTGCAGGCCCCCTTGCCGGCGCATATGCAAACGACGTGGGATTATGTGGGCTGGAATGTGAACCACGCCCCGCTCGATCCGTTCAACATGCCCGAGTAA
- a CDS encoding autoinducer binding domain-containing protein produces MSLRIGIDQYIAKLEALSPGGIFYALHIRFGMPMLHYQSFPRGWTERYTEEAYALRDPIIAWGFSTIGLARWSEIDLPDPFNILGQARDFGMLYGLCVSCGPMKSRTIASATRGDREFTDDEISQFSDLISRLHEFTEPPRSLTEAQIEALRCIAEGDRHAAAAARLNISESALKARLTAARTALLARTTAEAIQRARDYRLL; encoded by the coding sequence ATGTCCCTCAGAATAGGTATTGATCAGTACATCGCCAAACTCGAGGCGCTTTCTCCGGGTGGGATATTCTATGCGCTCCACATCCGGTTCGGGATGCCGATGCTGCATTATCAATCCTTTCCAAGGGGCTGGACAGAACGTTACACAGAGGAGGCCTACGCATTGCGCGACCCGATCATCGCATGGGGTTTCAGTACCATCGGTCTCGCGCGTTGGAGTGAAATCGACCTTCCCGACCCGTTCAATATTCTGGGGCAGGCACGGGACTTTGGTATGCTTTACGGGCTTTGCGTTTCCTGCGGGCCGATGAAATCGCGCACGATTGCCTCGGCAACGCGCGGTGATCGTGAGTTTACCGATGACGAGATCTCTCAGTTTTCCGACCTTATCAGCCGGTTACACGAATTTACTGAACCCCCGCGGTCTTTGACCGAAGCGCAGATCGAGGCCCTACGCTGCATCGCCGAGGGGGATCGTCACGCAGCCGCCGCGGCCCGTCTGAATATTTCTGAAAGCGCATTAAAAGCGAGGCTGACTGCCGCGCGGACCGCATTACTGGCCCGCACTACGGCCGAGGCCATTCAACGAGCAAGGGACTACAGACTGCTTTGA
- a CDS encoding HAD-IA family hydrolase codes for MRLVIFDVDGTLVDSQNNIVASAIGAFTGMGLPAPARADVLRMVGLSLPETMLRLAPDATPEIRAALVEAYKDGFRDLRLRGQDSPLFPGARDAVLALANTPDTVLAIATGKSRRGLEGMLDQHDLRGLFRSTQVADDHPSKPHPSMVLAALAETGIAAPRAVMVGDTSYDMDMAAAANVRRIAVGWGYHAPETLVADHHIAGFDALAPTIDRMME; via the coding sequence ATGCGTCTGGTAATTTTCGACGTCGACGGCACGCTGGTCGACAGCCAGAATAATATCGTCGCCAGCGCTATCGGTGCGTTCACGGGGATGGGGCTACCCGCCCCCGCGCGCGCCGATGTGCTGCGCATGGTCGGCCTGTCGTTGCCTGAAACCATGCTGCGCCTCGCGCCCGATGCCACGCCTGAAATACGCGCGGCCTTGGTCGAGGCGTATAAGGATGGCTTTCGCGACCTGCGCCTCAGGGGGCAGGATTCCCCGCTTTTCCCCGGGGCGCGCGACGCGGTGTTGGCCTTGGCCAATACCCCCGATACGGTGCTGGCCATCGCCACAGGCAAATCACGCCGCGGGCTTGAGGGGATGCTGGATCAGCACGATCTGCGCGGCCTGTTCCGAAGCACACAGGTTGCCGACGATCACCCCTCCAAGCCGCACCCCTCGATGGTGCTGGCGGCGCTGGCCGAGACAGGTATCGCCGCGCCCCGCGCTGTCATGGTGGGCGATACCAGCTACGACATGGATATGGCCGCCGCCGCCAACGTCCGCCGTATTGCCGTCGGCTGGGGCTATCACGCGCCCGAAACGCTGGTTGCTGACCACCACATCGCCGGGTTTGATGCCCTCGCCCCTACAATCGACAGGATGATGGAGTAA
- the rplQ gene encoding 50S ribosomal protein L17: protein MNHGSGYRKLNRTHEHRKALFANMAGSLIEHEQIKTTLPKAKELKRIIDKLVTLGKRGDLHARRQAQSRLKQDMHVAKLFEILGPRYKDRSGGYVRVLKAGFRYGDMAPMAIIEFVDRDVSAKGAADRARLEAEDIVEA, encoded by the coding sequence ATGAACCACGGTAGTGGCTATCGTAAGCTGAACCGCACGCACGAGCACCGCAAGGCTCTGTTTGCAAACATGGCTGGCTCGTTGATCGAGCATGAGCAGATCAAGACCACTCTGCCCAAAGCCAAGGAATTGAAGCGCATCATCGACAAGCTGGTGACGCTGGGCAAGCGCGGCGACCTGCACGCCCGCCGTCAAGCACAGTCGCGCCTGAAGCAAGACATGCACGTTGCCAAGCTGTTCGAAATCTTGGGCCCGCGCTACAAGGATCGCAGCGGCGGTTACGTCCGCGTGCTGAAGGCTGGTTTCCGTTACGGTGACATGGCCCCGATGGCGATCATCGAATTCGTCGACCGCGACGTTTCGGCCAAGGGCGCTGCAGACCGTGCCCGTCTGGAAGCAGAAGATATCGTCGAAGCGTAA
- a CDS encoding DNA-directed RNA polymerase subunit alpha — translation MIHRNWSELIKPTQLDVRPGADAARQATIVAEPLERGFGLTLGNALRRILLSSLQGAAITAVQIDNVLHEFSSIAGVREDVTDIILNLKGVAIRMDVEGPRRVSIQAKGPTIVTAGDISESNGIEVLNKDHVICHLDDGASLYMELTVNTGKGYVAADRNKPEDAPIGLIAIDALYSPVKKVSYEVQPTREGQVLDYDKLTMKIETNGGLTPEDAVAYAARILQDQLSIFVNFDEPESASGGAADDGLEFNPLLLKKVDELELSVRSANCLKNDNIVYIGDLIQKTEAEMLRTPNFGRKSLNEIKEVLSGMGLHLGMDVEEWPPENIEDLAKKYEDQF, via the coding sequence ATGATCCACAGGAATTGGTCCGAGCTTATCAAGCCGACCCAACTCGATGTACGCCCCGGTGCCGATGCGGCCCGTCAGGCGACCATCGTTGCCGAGCCGCTGGAGCGTGGCTTCGGTCTGACACTGGGCAATGCGCTGCGCCGCATCCTGCTGTCGTCGCTGCAAGGGGCCGCGATTACGGCCGTGCAGATCGACAACGTCCTGCATGAATTCTCCTCGATCGCCGGCGTGCGCGAGGATGTGACCGACATCATTCTGAACCTGAAAGGCGTCGCCATCCGCATGGATGTCGAAGGCCCGCGTCGTGTGTCGATTCAGGCCAAAGGCCCGACCATCGTCACCGCTGGCGACATCAGCGAATCGAACGGTATCGAAGTCCTGAACAAGGATCATGTGATCTGCCACTTGGATGATGGCGCATCGCTTTACATGGAACTGACCGTCAACACCGGCAAAGGCTATGTTGCAGCTGACCGTAACAAGCCTGAAGACGCGCCGATCGGCCTGATCGCCATCGACGCCCTTTATTCGCCGGTCAAGAAGGTGTCGTACGAAGTGCAGCCGACCCGCGAAGGTCAGGTGCTAGACTACGACAAACTGACCATGAAAATCGAAACCAACGGTGGTCTGACGCCGGAAGACGCTGTGGCTTACGCCGCGCGTATCCTGCAAGACCAACTGTCGATCTTCGTGAACTTCGACGAGCCGGAATCGGCTTCGGGCGGCGCGGCTGACGACGGGCTCGAGTTCAACCCGCTTCTGCTGAAGAAAGTGGACGAGCTGGAACTGTCGGTCCGTTCGGCAAACTGCCTGAAGAACGATAACATCGTCTACATCGGCGACCTGATCCAGAAAACCGAAGCCGAGATGCTCCGCACCCCGAACTTCGGCCGCAAGTCGCTGAACGAGATCAAGGAAGTGCTTTCGGGCATGGGCCTGCACCTCGGCATGGATGTCGAGGAATGGCCGCCGGAAAACATCGAAGACCTGGCCAAGAAGTACGAAGACCAGTTCTAA
- the rpsK gene encoding 30S ribosomal protein S11, producing the protein MARDTRRGGKKKVSKNIAAGVAHVNSSFNNTKILISDVQGNAISWSSAGTMGFKGSRKSTPYAAQMAAEDAGRKAQEHGVKTLEVEVQGPGSGRESALRALAAVGFNITSIRDVTPIAHNGCRPPKRRRV; encoded by the coding sequence ATGGCTCGTGATACCCGCCGTGGGGGCAAGAAGAAGGTCTCCAAGAACATCGCCGCTGGCGTGGCGCATGTGAACTCGTCGTTCAACAACACCAAGATCCTGATCTCGGACGTGCAAGGCAATGCGATCTCGTGGTCGTCGGCTGGCACTATGGGCTTCAAAGGCTCGCGTAAGTCGACGCCTTATGCCGCGCAAATGGCTGCTGAAGATGCTGGCCGTAAGGCTCAGGAACATGGTGTGAAGACGCTGGAAGTCGAAGTCCAAGGCCCCGGTTCGGGCCGCGAATCGGCTCTGCGTGCTTTGGCTGCTGTTGGCTTCAACATTACGTCGATCCGTGATGTGACGCCGATCGCGCACAACGGCTGCCGCCCGCCGAAGCGCCGTCGCGTCTAA